In Pseudomonas sp. FP1742, the DNA window CGGTGGGCAGTCGGTGGCGTTGTTCGGTCTCAACGGCGGTCAGTTCCCGCCCGTCTCGACACAGGCATCGCTGACGCGTCGCCTTTATCAGGACGGCACGGAAAACGGTTACGACCACGCCAGTCATGTCCTGCACTGGAAGAACGGCCCGACGGCGTTCACCGGCTCCCGTGAATCCCTCGAATTGAGCATCGGCCCGGCAAGGCTGGCGATGACGCCTGAGGCCATCGAATTGCAACTGGGCGCCGTCGGCCTGCGGCTCGACGCCTCCGGTGTGCATCTGAGCGGCCCGTTGGTGGATCACCAGGGTCGCGTCATCAGTACCGCATAAAGAGCTTCCCATGATCGGAATCGATAGAAACACCGGCGCAACGGTCGACGACTGGCTGCAGTTTGTGCAGCGCGCCACCCGGGCGCTGACCACGCCGTTGGGCACGCGTCAGAAGCGCCCTTTGTATGGTTGCGCACTCACCGAGTTGCTGGGGCAGAACCTCGGCGACGACCTGCTGATTCTCGCCCAGAGCCATGCCGCCCAAGCGTTTTACAACAAGTACAACGGCATCGACGATTTCGAGCCGCAGGTCATTGTGGCCAGCCGCTACGGTGCCGGGTTGTTGTTGCGCTTTGCCGGCACCTGGAAAAACCGCCAACAGACCTTCGAGGTGGTGGCATGAGTATGTTGATACCTGGCCAGAACCAATTGGCCGAACCGGCCATCGTCACGGTCGAAGCGTTCGAGGATCTGCTCGCAGAGTTCAAGACCTTCGTCGTCGAGTACGTCGGTGCCCGTTCCACCGAGAGCGCGGCCAAGCTTGCGGTCAGCCTGGAAAACGAAAGCGAGTTGCTGACCCTGGCGCTTGAGGCGTTTTGTGTACGGTTGCAAACCCATGAACGCAAATACAACGCCCGTATCAAGCAGATGCTGGCGTGGTGGGCCACCGGCACCAACCTCGATGCCCGCCTCGCGGACATGGGGCTTGAGCGCCAGTTGCTGGACCCGGGCGACCCGGCGGCATTCCCGCCGATCAATCCGGTCTACGAGAGCGACGACGACGCCCGGTTGCGTTATTACCTGGCGCCCCATGCACCGGCGGCCGGCTCACGCATGCAGTATCGGCGCGAGATCTTCACCCTTGGCGAACGGCCTGCCGTGAAGGTGGAAACCACCGCGGCGGGTGTGGTGACGGTCACTTACACCTTCGACCCGGACGGCTATGTCGCGCAGATCAAGGACGGTAATGGACGCCGGACCGCGCCTGGCGAAGTCACGGTCACGGTGCTTTCCCGGGAGGGCGATGGCACGCCATCCCAAGCGCTGCTCGACGGTGTTCGCCAGCATTTCGCCCGGCCTGATGTCCGGCCCGAAACGGACCTGGTTACCGTGCAGGGCGCGCAAATCAAGAACTACAAAATCCGGGTGATCGCGAAGATCAACCCGGGCCCCGATTCCGGGCTGACCAAGGTTGCCGCGCAACAGCAGCTGCAGGCGTATGCCGATGCCTGTCATCGCCTGGAAGGGCGGGTGGACCCGAGCTGGATCGACTACACGCTGCACAGCGCCGGCGCGGTTCAGCTGCAAATCCTTGAGCCGGTAGCGCCGATCGTGACGAATGCGTTTCAAGCGCCGTATTGCACGGGCGTCGAGGTCGAGGTGGATACGTTATGAGTGACGACACACCTCGCCCGAGCCTGTTGCCGGCCAACAGCTCACCACTGGAAAGGGCGCTTGATCTCGGTTTCGCTCGGTTGCTTGAGCGCATTGACCCGCCGTTCCCCGAACTGATGAACCCCGCCAAAACACCGTTGGCATTCCTGCCGTACCTGGGCGCGGATCGCGGGGTCAGCGAATGGAGCACCGAGGCGACCGAGGCGGAAAAACGCCTGACGGTGGAACTCGCCTGGCCCACCGCACGGCAGGCCGGGACGCGAAAAGCACTGGAAAACGCGGCCAAGGGTTTGCAATTGATGCCTGAGGTGCGCGCCTGGTACGAGCAAACACCACCCGGCCCGCCTTACAGCTTTTCCGTCAGGGCCTTCACCGAACAGCCCTACAGCGAAGAAATCGACACCCGTCTCGACCGACGCCTGGCCGATGCCAAAAGCGAACGCGACACCTTGAAGGTTTCTGTCGGCTTGAGCGCATTCGGCAGTCACGTCATCGGCGCCGCCACCGTCTGCGGCGAGCTGACCACGGTGTATCCGATCGTCATCGAAGGGCTTGAAGCCTGGGGTCAGGCCTTCATGGCCGCCGGGCTCTACACCGTCGAAACCTCCACTATTTATCCTCAGGGGTCCTAAATGGCCGACTATTACACCCTGCTCACCAATGCGGGGATCGCCTACGAAACCGCCTGCAAGGCAGCGGGCACACCGATCAAACTGTCGCAGATTTCCGTCGGTGACGGCGGCGGCGCGGTTTACAACCCGGCTGCCACTGCCACGGCACTGAAACGCGAAGTGTGGCGCGGGCCACTCAATGCACTGTTCCAGGATGAGAATAATCCGAGTTGGTTGCTGGCCGAAGTGACTATCCCGCCTGAAGTGGGCGGTTGGTATGTGCGTGAGGCCGGGATCTGGACTGATACCGGGATTCTGTATGCGATCGTCAAGTATCCGGAGTCGTTCAAGCCGGTGCTGGCGACTTCGGGGTCGGGGAAAGAGTTCTACATTCGTTCGATTTTCGAGACCAGTAATGCGGCGTTGGTGACGTTGTTGATTGACGACACGGTGGTGAAAGCCACTCGTGCGTGGGTTATGAGTTACCTCGCCGAAGAGCTCGGTAAACTCGATGGCAAGCAATCGGTGCGGGTTGCCGCCACCGCTAACGTAGTGTTGAGCGGGGCTCAGCAGATTGACGGTGTCGCATTGGTCGCGGGTGATCGTGTGCTATTGCCTTATCAGACGTTGGCCAAAGATAGTGGCATCTGGGTTGTGTCCAATAACGGTTGGTCGCGGGCCTTCGATGCCAATACCAGCGCCAAGGTATCGCCCGGCCTGACGGTCATGGTCGAAGAAGGGGTCGCGAATGGCGACTCTCTGTGGCACCTGACAACCAACGGCCCCATCACGCTGGGTACTACCGCACTGACCTTCGAAATGCTCGCGGGCAGGACAGGCATTCAGCCTGGTAGCTATCGGGGGTTGACCGTTGATAAGTACGGTCGGGCCATTGCGGGGGACAACCCGACCACGGTGGCGGGTTACGGACTGACAGATGTTTACACCAAGGCGCAGGTCGAGGCATTTGCGCTTGGCGTGGCGGGTGATCGTGTAGGGGAGGTCACGCACTTCGCCATGGCAACGCCGCCGGCTGGCTTTTTGAAACGCAATGGAGCAGCCGTATCACGAACGACCTATGCCGCGCTATTCGCCAGGATCGGCACACTGTACGGGGCGGGGGATGGTTCTACGACGTTCAACCTGCCGGACTCTCGTGCTCATTTCGATCGTGGGTTCGATGACGGGCGAAACGTCGATTCGGGCCGTGTTCTCGGCAGCGCCCAGACGAGTCAGAACGCCGCTCACGTGCATACAGGCAGCGCGGCCGTAGCCGGGAGCCATACGCACTCGATCTGGATAAACCTGGATCGTGGGCCGGGCACTGACGGCAATGCGGTGTGGGGTGACGAGCCCTACTACGGGTCTGCGGGGGCGCCGACCAGTGCCGCCGGTGATCACACTCACGCGATTACCATTGCCAGTTCCGGTGGCACTGAAGCCAGGCCACTCAACACGGCTTTTCTCGCCTGTATCAAATATTAATCAGAACCACATTGGAGTTTTTGAGAATGTCAGACGAACGCATGGCCGTTAAAGGCGAGGTGTCCTGGTGGCTCGCTGATGAGGTCACACCACCGACCATCTGTAATGTGCACCCCGTTACCGGTGAGTTCATTGGCGCTGGAGTCGCGGACCCCAGTCCTCTGGAACCTTTTACCTGGTTGATCCCCGCGCATGCTTATCAGTGTGAGCCGCCAACACTGGAGCCTGGTCACACAGCGGTCAAGGTTTCAGGCGACGGGTGGAAAATTGTTGCGGACTACCGTGGAACGACGGTCTACAGCACCGAGACCGGTGAGGCGCAAGTCTGGGAGACGTTGGGTGACTTGCCCGAAGGTTATACACGTGAAGCTCCAGCGACCAAGTTCGATAAATGGCAGGACGATCAATGGGTCGTCGATGAGGTCGCAACTACAGACGCCCTGAAAAAGAAAGCCGCCAGGAAGAAAGCGCTGCTGACGCAGTTCAGCGCAAACATGATTGCCACATTGCAAAACGCAGTGGATTTGGATATTGCCACTGAAACCGAGATCGCGGGTCTCCGGTCCTGGAAAATCTACGGCGTTGAACTCAATCGTGTCGATATCGTTGGAGGGGCACCCCAGGACAGTGAATGGCCGACCAGCCCGAACGATGCCTTGGCGGCTGCCTGGCTGGTAGCTCAGGGTTTCGACGACCCACCTCTGGAGACCTTCAGCCTTTCCGAGTAACGCCCCGCACCGTCGGGGCGTTTTCTTTTCCCCCAAACAGCCAACAACACCCGAAAGCCTCTTCCTCAAAAAGGGGCTTTTTCGTATCTGGAGAAACCCAAATGGCACTACGCCAAACCTACACCGTGCTCGTCCCATTCCCCACCGGAGGTGGTCACTGGTCGAGCGTCGGCCAAGAACTCGACCTGCTCGACGTAGAGGCCAGTGCGTTGCGCAGCGCTGGTCGTCTGGAGCTGAAAAAAACCGAGGCCGGCGAATCGGCCTCTACATCCAACCCGGCCAAAAAGGCCGCTGCCAAGAAGGCTGAATAACCATGGCTGAGGTTTTGAACTTCGAGCACAACGGCATTACCGTCAATGCCACTGAATCTCCCGAGGCCATGGGTGGCCTGGGTGACAACGTCATCGGTCTGGTCGGTACTGCGCCGAAAGCGGATCTGTTGATCCCGCGTAACGCCCCGTTGCGCATCAACAGCTTCACCACCCAGGCACTGCTGGATCCGACCGGCACTGAATCGGGCACGCTGTTTCACGCGGTGTTCCAGATCCTCAAAGTGGTCAAGGTGCCGGTCTACGTGGTCATCGTCGAAGAGGGGGCTACCCCGGCCGACACCGTGAACAACGTGATCGGCGGTATCGAGCCGGCGACCGGTCGCAAACTGGGGCTGGCCGCGCTTGGCGGTGTGCCGGAAGACCTGACGATCATCGGTGCACCGGGTTTCACCGGCACCAAAGCAGTGGCCAGTGAGTTCGCCTCGTTCGGCAAACGCATCAAGGCTCGGGTGGTACTCGACGGCAAGGATGCCGCGGTCGCCGATCAAGTGACTTACAGCCAGGAACTGGGTGGCGCGGACCTTGGTTTCGACCGTTGCCTGCTGGTGCACAACATGCCGGCGGTGTACTCCAAGGCAGCGAAGAAAAACGTGTTCCTGGCGCCATCGAGCCTGGCCATTGCCGCGCTCGCCAAGGTCAAGCAATGGGAGAGCCCGGGCAACCAGGTGACCTACGCCGAAGACGTTTCGCGCGTCGTGGAATACAACATCCTCGACACTTCCACCGAAGGCGATCTGCTCAACCGCTACGGCATCAGCTACTACGCCCGGACCATCCTCGGCGGCTTCTCGCTGCTGGGTAACCGCTCCGTCACCGGCAAGTTCATCAGCTACGTCGGCCTTGAAGATGCAATCAGCCGCAAGCTGGTGAAGGCCGGTCAGAAGGCCATGGCCAAGAACCTGACCAAGTCGTTCATGGATCAGGAGGTCAAGCGCATCAACGACTGGCTGCAAACCCTGGTCGCCGACGAAACCATCCCTGGCGGCAGCGTGTACCTGCACCCGGAATTGAACAGCGTCGAGAAGTACAAAAACGGTACCTGGTACGTGGTCATCGACTACGGCCGCTACGCACCGAACGAACACATGATTTATCAACTCAACGCCCGCGATGAAATCATCGAGCAGTTCCTGGAGGACGTTCTCTAATGTTTACCAACCGCGTAAGACAGGCCATCGCGGCCACCCTGCAAGGCTTGCCGTTGTCGGCGACCGTGGAAGAGTTCACACCGCCGAAGATCGAGTTCGACATGGAAAACATGGTCGGCGGCCGCTTCATCGTCGAGGAGATGGCCAAGAGCGCCAAGGCCCTGGGCGCCAAGTTGATCCTGCAGGGCGCCGGTCCCGAAGTGATGCTGGCGCTGGGCGTGAAGCTGGGCGACGACATCCTGCTGAACGTGCGTGAAGCCGGTCAGGATCAGGACGGTAACACCTGGTTCACCTACCACACCGTCGGCGGCAAGCTGAAGGTCCTCGAGGAAGCCATCGTGAAAATGGGTGAAAAGCCCAAGACCACCCTGGAGCTCTCCTGCCGCACCTACAACCGCCTGGAAAACGGCGTTCCAGTGATCGATGTCGACGTGCGCACCCAGAAGTTCGTGCTCAACGGCGTCGACATTCTCGGTGATGCCCGCCGCGCCGTGTTGCTGCCGTAACACCTCAATACCCTCAATGCCAGTCAGTTAAACGCAGTCCATGTGGGAGCGGGCTTGCTCGCGAAGAGGCCATCCGCTTCACCGTCAGCGTTGCCTGACCCACCGCTTTCGCGAGCAAGCCCGCTCCCACAGGGGAGGCTCGCCAGCCTTGAGATCTGCGTTGTCTGACCGGCATTGCGCAACACCTCCCCATGATCCACCAAGGAATTCATTTCATGTCCTGGACGCCACCTGTTCACGTCTTGCTGTCGCCGATTACCGGTGATAACGGATCCGAGATCGAGCAGATCCAACTCAAACCGTTGTACTACGCCGCGCAGAAAGAGGCCCTGGCCCGTGCCGGCGATGATGAGGACGATCAGTTCTTCGAGCTGGCCAGATTGGCCACGGGGTTGTCGGTCAAGGAACTGGACCAGCTCAAACGCCCGGACTACGTGAGCATCGCGCAGTACGTGCACGAGATGTCGACTCGCCCTGCTTCGTACTTTCTTGAACGGCAGGACGAACAATCGGTAGACCCCGATCAAGTGCCACTGCTGCAACCGCTCAACGTGGCGGGCCGCAGCATGACCTCGCTGACCCTGGAAATGCCGGTGCTGCGCGCCACCAAGGCGATGAAAAAACTGAAGACGGCCAAAGAACGCGCCGAGTTCATCACCGCCCATTGCACCGGGCTGATGCTGCCCGATCTGGACTTGTTGACCGTGCCCGACTGGACACAGCTTCAGGTACGCATCGACGATTTTTTAAACAAACCGGCGGACTTCTTTCGGAGCGCGACATCGAAGTAATCCTCGATGTGGTGCCGCTCATTTACTCGGTAAGTGAGGCGGAAATTCTGGAGTGGGACGCCGGCAAGGCCTTGCGCCGCTACGACATCGCGATCACTCGCCTTGGCGTGAAACAGGAGTAGAGCGGGATGGCAGACAGTAAGTATTCGCTGTCCGGTGCGGCGAGCATCGAGTTGCCGCCACTGGGCAGCACGTCTGAAACGTCGGGGCTGAACCTGGCACTGACCACGGCCAGCCTCGACATCCGTCTGCTGGTGTCGGAACAGGTAAAACTTCGCGAAGCGCTGGCGTTGTTGAACATTGCTTTGTCGTCGCAGCAGTCGCTGCTCAAGGCGAATGCTTCGGTGCCTGCGGCAAGCAGTGAGCCAAAGTCCAAGTTAAAGGCTGAGATCGATCAGCGCACGCCGCCGGATCTGCTCAAGTCGGCGATGGCGACCGAGTTGGCGATGGTTGAGCTCAACCAGGTACTGAAACTGGACAACGTCCAGTTGCAGAAACTGTCGCAGGCCAATCTGAAAATGGCCACTGACAAGCAGGTTGCTCCGAGCGGGGCAACGGCGGTTCAACTGGCTCAGGTCGAGTTGGCGGCGGCGAAGGCGGGTATCGGGAACGGGCTTGACCCGGCCAAAAAACAGGATGAGCTGCTGAACTTCACCCGCGATAGCGCGGTGACCGCGTCGGCGTTCAATCTCGACGTCAAGGCCGCCAGCGAGATGCTGTTGGGCTGGCGCACCTCAATGAAGCTGGATCGCGGACAAAGCCTGAATCTGGCGGATGCAACCAACCATCTCGGCAACAGCGGCCTGAATGTCAAAGCGGCAGACATCGGTTCTGTGGTGCAACGCAGTGGCGAGGCGGGCATCGCGGCGGGAATGACGCCGGAACAGATGGCGGCCCTCGCGGCGGCGTTCTTGAACAGCGGCGCGGACAAGGTCGGTGCCGGTGAGGCTTTGAAAGGTTTCACCACGGGTTTGGCCAAGGGGGACGCGGCTTCACCGGAACAGCGCAAGGCCTGGGCTGACCTGGACGGTAAATTCAATCCCGGGATGTTGGCTGATGGCCTGCGCAAGGACGCACCGGGAACGATCAACTTGGTGCTTGAAGCACTGAAGAAAAAAACTGCGGAAGAACAGCAGTCACTGACCAAGACATTGTTCGGTGATAACGCAGCGATTCTTGAACTGCTGAAAAAACCGGAAGACGTGCAAAAGGCGTTTTTGCTGGTGTCCGAGCGAACCTCCGACGGGACGTTGCCGAAATACAACGGCTCTGTAGCGAAAACCGCCGAGGCGCTAGGGGAAACCTCGCAAGGGCGGTGGAATGCGCTGGATGCGAGTAAAAACCGGATGTTCGCGGCGGGCGGCAATGCTCTGGCACCGTTGACTGATGGTTTGATGGTGTCGCTCGGCGCATTGGCCGATGGCTTGAGCGGGGTCGCTGAAGCACAACCGAAAGCTACTGCAGGATTGCTGGTGCTCGCGGGAGCCGTTGCGTTGGCGCGCGGCGCTGAAATCAAGGTTGCGATGGCGTCCGCGATCACTGCTGCTGCGACAAAACTTCTGGCTCTGGCCGGCGCGCGACAGATTCCCGAGGCGGGGGATCTGACAGCTGATGCCAAGGAGCGTGGCCGTAAAGGTAAAAAGCAACCCCGAGGCGCAAGGACCGGAAAAAGCGCCATCCCCAAAAGCGCTACGAGGCTGCCACGCATGTCTACCGGGAGTCGCTTGCTGGGTGCCGCCAGAATGGGTTCGGCAGTCACCAGACGGGTCGCGCCGCTGATGCTGCTCAGTGCTGGTTACGATGCCGTCAAAGGCTTGCAGGCGGGTGATACCAAAGCGGTCGGCGGGGCGCTGGGCTCGGCCGGTGGCGGGCTCGCCGGTACTTATGCTGGCGCTGCTGCCGGCGCCCTGATCGGCAGCGTGGTGCCTGTTCTGGGCACGGCGGTCGGTGGCGTGATCGGTGGTTTGTTGGGGGGGATGGCGGGCGGTTGGGGAGGGGAATGGCTGGGTGAGAAACTCGCTGCACCCACCGACAAGCTCGCCGCTCCAGATCAGGTCAGCAAAGACCTGACCAACGCCCAGACGAGTAATCAGCAGAACACGGTTAACGCGAACATCTACATCAATGGCCAGGACCAGGCCAACGCCAGCCAGTTGGCGAACCTGGTGGTGCAACAGATTTCCGGCCAATTCGGACTCATGACCATGCCCAACTCACTCGCCATGCGAAGTGACGCGGCCCTGACTGACGGAGGTACGTGATGCGTCAGCAAATGGCACTCGGCAGTTTCATTTTCGGCCTGTCGAGAAACTTCGCTTACCACACCCTGCTGCACACCTCGGACGGCGGCTGGAAGAGCATCGACATCCTCACCAGCAAACCCAAATCCAGTCAGGTCGGCCAAGGCCTGCAAGGGCTGACGATAACAGGCAAGTCGATGTACGCGACCGCCATGGATCGGCTCGATGAACTGCGTGCCTTGCAGGCGCTGCGCATCCCTTTGCCCTTGGTTGACGGCATCGGCCGCAACTGGGGTCTGTGGCAGATCAACAAGGTGTCGGAAACCCAAAACAACATCCTTGATGACGGCACCGCGATGGTGGTCGATTGGATTATCGAGTTGACGGAGTTCGCCAATGCGTAGGGTTCGAAGTATCGCCGGTGATTCGGTGAATCTGTTGCTGTACCGCGAGCTTGAGCGTTGTGACGATGCTACCGAGGAAGCGCTTTGGCGTCTTAATCCGGAACTTGCCGAATGGGGGCCGATATTGCCGGCGGGGGTATGGGTTGTGCTGCCGGAAGTGGATTCGAAACCCGTCGCACCCACACCGGTTTCGGCCTGGGATTAAGGAGGCAGCATGTCACTGGGTTTCACGCCTGCGGTAGAAATTTACGGCGCAAATGCTGCGCTGCTCAACGAACGATTGCTCAGTTGGACGCACATCGACGCGGCGGGGATCGAGTCTGATCAACTGACGCTCCTCATCAGTCTGGATGGGCTTGAAGGGTTGCCCAGCCTGGGCGGGAAAATCGGACTGCGGGTCGGTTATCTGGAGTCGGGGCTGGTGGATAAAGGCGAGTTCGTCATTACCCGGCGCACGCCGACTCTGTTTCCCCTGCGTCTGACACTGGTGGCCACGGCGGCGCCGTTCAGTGCGGCGGATCAGACCGGATTCAAACAGCGCCGATCGGTCAGCCATGGCCCGACGACCTTGGGTGCATTGTTTCGCCAGTTGACATCCAGGCACGGGTTTTCCCCTCGTGTGGCCCCGGACCTGTCGCTGATAAAAATCGCGCACATCGACCAGTCCAACGAAACCGACATGGGTTTTCTGACGCGACTGGCCTACTTGCATGACGCCGTCGCCAAACCGGTCAACGAGTTGTATGTGCTGGCACGGCGCGGTCAGGCGAAATCGTTATCGGGCAAAGTTCTGCCAACCATAAAGCTGTCGGTGACCACCAACAATCGCCCAGGGGATCACGCCTTCATCTCCGCCGTTCTGGATGAAACCGCCCGGGCGAAATACCAGGGCTGCAAGACCAGTTGGTGGGACGCGGCGGCCGGCAAAGTGCGTGTCGAGGAAAGCGGCATCGCGCCGTTCAAGACCCTTCGCCAGCGGTTTCAGAGCGCAGACGATGCCCGTGCCGCCGCCGAAGGCGAGACCCGCCGGATGATGCGCGAAGCACTCAAGGTGACGATCGAATGCCCCGGCAATCCGGGATTGTCCGCTGAAGGGATTGTTCTACTGGACCCCACCTGGCCGGACTTCATGCGCGGTCGGTGGTCGATCGACAAGGTCACCGCCAGCGGCGACCGGGAAAAAAGCTATCGCTGCAAGATTGACGCGACCTGCCTGGACGCCAAGGCCTGACGCACATCCCTTGTGGGAGCGGGCTTGCCCGCGAAGACGGCAGCACATTCAACATCAATGTTGCCTGACCCACCGCTATCGCGGGCAAGCCCGCTCCCACAGGTTCAATCGCACCCTCAAAAAATATTGGAGCGCCCTCATGAAGATCACGCCGATCCTCACGCAGTTGCGTGCGCAATGCCCAACCCTGGCCAATCGTGTGGCCGCGGGCATCGACCTCGCCACCCTGCAAGCCAGCAACCCGCTCGCCACGCCTTGCGCCTACATCGTCCCCATTGCCGATGTGGCGAGCAAAAGCGTGGCGCAAAACCTGATGTTGCAGCCGATCCGCGACCGCTTCGAAGTCACCCTGGTGCTCGACACCACGGACGCCGCTGCAGCGCTGGATCAACTGCACGACCTGCGCGCCGAACTGTGGCGCGCGCTGGTGGGGTTCAAGCCCGGCAGCGACTACAGCGCCACTGCCTAC includes these proteins:
- a CDS encoding contractile injection system protein, VgrG/Pvc8 family, with product MSLGFTPAVEIYGANAALLNERLLSWTHIDAAGIESDQLTLLISLDGLEGLPSLGGKIGLRVGYLESGLVDKGEFVITRRTPTLFPLRLTLVATAAPFSAADQTGFKQRRSVSHGPTTLGALFRQLTSRHGFSPRVAPDLSLIKIAHIDQSNETDMGFLTRLAYLHDAVAKPVNELYVLARRGQAKSLSGKVLPTIKLSVTTNNRPGDHAFISAVLDETARAKYQGCKTSWWDAAAGKVRVEESGIAPFKTLRQRFQSADDARAAAEGETRRMMREALKVTIECPGNPGLSAEGIVLLDPTWPDFMRGRWSIDKVTASGDREKSYRCKIDATCLDAKA
- a CDS encoding phage tail assembly protein; translated protein: MSWTPPVHVLLSPITGDNGSEIEQIQLKPLYYAAQKEALARAGDDEDDQFFELARLATGLSVKELDQLKRPDYVSIAQYVHEMSTRPASYFLERQDEQSVDPDQVPLLQPLNVAGRSMTSLTLEMPVLRATKAMKKLKTAKERAEFITAHCTGLMLPDLDLLTVPDWTQLQVRIDDFLNKPADFFRSATSK
- a CDS encoding phage tail protein I; the protein is MSDDTPRPSLLPANSSPLERALDLGFARLLERIDPPFPELMNPAKTPLAFLPYLGADRGVSEWSTEATEAEKRLTVELAWPTARQAGTRKALENAAKGLQLMPEVRAWYEQTPPGPPYSFSVRAFTEQPYSEEIDTRLDRRLADAKSERDTLKVSVGLSAFGSHVIGAATVCGELTTVYPIVIEGLEAWGQAFMAAGLYTVETSTIYPQGS
- a CDS encoding tail fiber assembly protein, translated to MSDERMAVKGEVSWWLADEVTPPTICNVHPVTGEFIGAGVADPSPLEPFTWLIPAHAYQCEPPTLEPGHTAVKVSGDGWKIVADYRGTTVYSTETGEAQVWETLGDLPEGYTREAPATKFDKWQDDQWVVDEVATTDALKKKAARKKALLTQFSANMIATLQNAVDLDIATETEIAGLRSWKIYGVELNRVDIVGGAPQDSEWPTSPNDALAAAWLVAQGFDDPPLETFSLSE
- a CDS encoding baseplate J/gp47 family protein; this translates as MSMLIPGQNQLAEPAIVTVEAFEDLLAEFKTFVVEYVGARSTESAAKLAVSLENESELLTLALEAFCVRLQTHERKYNARIKQMLAWWATGTNLDARLADMGLERQLLDPGDPAAFPPINPVYESDDDARLRYYLAPHAPAAGSRMQYRREIFTLGERPAVKVETTAAGVVTVTYTFDPDGYVAQIKDGNGRRTAPGEVTVTVLSREGDGTPSQALLDGVRQHFARPDVRPETDLVTVQGAQIKNYKIRVIAKINPGPDSGLTKVAAQQQLQAYADACHRLEGRVDPSWIDYTLHSAGAVQLQILEPVAPIVTNAFQAPYCTGVEVEVDTL
- a CDS encoding phage baseplate protein yields the protein MIGIDRNTGATVDDWLQFVQRATRALTTPLGTRQKRPLYGCALTELLGQNLGDDLLILAQSHAAQAFYNKYNGIDDFEPQVIVASRYGAGLLLRFAGTWKNRQQTFEVVA
- a CDS encoding phage major tail tube protein, giving the protein MFTNRVRQAIAATLQGLPLSATVEEFTPPKIEFDMENMVGGRFIVEEMAKSAKALGAKLILQGAGPEVMLALGVKLGDDILLNVREAGQDQDGNTWFTYHTVGGKLKVLEEAIVKMGEKPKTTLELSCRTYNRLENGVPVIDVDVRTQKFVLNGVDILGDARRAVLLP
- a CDS encoding phage tail protein; its protein translation is MRQQMALGSFIFGLSRNFAYHTLLHTSDGGWKSIDILTSKPKSSQVGQGLQGLTITGKSMYATAMDRLDELRALQALRIPLPLVDGIGRNWGLWQINKVSETQNNILDDGTAMVVDWIIELTEFANA
- a CDS encoding phage tail protein — encoded protein: MAEVLNFEHNGITVNATESPEAMGGLGDNVIGLVGTAPKADLLIPRNAPLRINSFTTQALLDPTGTESGTLFHAVFQILKVVKVPVYVVIVEEGATPADTVNNVIGGIEPATGRKLGLAALGGVPEDLTIIGAPGFTGTKAVASEFASFGKRIKARVVLDGKDAAVADQVTYSQELGGADLGFDRCLLVHNMPAVYSKAAKKNVFLAPSSLAIAALAKVKQWESPGNQVTYAEDVSRVVEYNILDTSTEGDLLNRYGISYYARTILGGFSLLGNRSVTGKFISYVGLEDAISRKLVKAGQKAMAKNLTKSFMDQEVKRINDWLQTLVADETIPGGSVYLHPELNSVEKYKNGTWYVVIDYGRYAPNEHMIYQLNARDEIIEQFLEDVL
- a CDS encoding phage tail tape measure protein — encoded protein: MADSKYSLSGAASIELPPLGSTSETSGLNLALTTASLDIRLLVSEQVKLREALALLNIALSSQQSLLKANASVPAASSEPKSKLKAEIDQRTPPDLLKSAMATELAMVELNQVLKLDNVQLQKLSQANLKMATDKQVAPSGATAVQLAQVELAAAKAGIGNGLDPAKKQDELLNFTRDSAVTASAFNLDVKAASEMLLGWRTSMKLDRGQSLNLADATNHLGNSGLNVKAADIGSVVQRSGEAGIAAGMTPEQMAALAAAFLNSGADKVGAGEALKGFTTGLAKGDAASPEQRKAWADLDGKFNPGMLADGLRKDAPGTINLVLEALKKKTAEEQQSLTKTLFGDNAAILELLKKPEDVQKAFLLVSERTSDGTLPKYNGSVAKTAEALGETSQGRWNALDASKNRMFAAGGNALAPLTDGLMVSLGALADGLSGVAEAQPKATAGLLVLAGAVALARGAEIKVAMASAITAAATKLLALAGARQIPEAGDLTADAKERGRKGKKQPRGARTGKSAIPKSATRLPRMSTGSRLLGAARMGSAVTRRVAPLMLLSAGYDAVKGLQAGDTKAVGGALGSAGGGLAGTYAGAAAGALIGSVVPVLGTAVGGVIGGLLGGMAGGWGGEWLGEKLAAPTDKLAAPDQVSKDLTNAQTSNQQNTVNANIYINGQDQANASQLANLVVQQISGQFGLMTMPNSLAMRSDAALTDGGT
- a CDS encoding tail protein X, translated to MRRVRSIAGDSVNLLLYRELERCDDATEEALWRLNPELAEWGPILPAGVWVVLPEVDSKPVAPTPVSAWD
- a CDS encoding phage baseplate assembly protein V produces the protein MFDALLRLQLGPIIERLAEMETELEDLHRRADSFCRIGVCQEVDAASNTCKVRHGELLTPAIRFFNPSAGAQSESRIPSVGEQCLLLNHGGGEGGGQSVALFGLNGGQFPPVSTQASLTRRLYQDGTENGYDHASHVLHWKNGPTAFTGSRESLELSIGPARLAMTPEAIELQLGAVGLRLDASGVHLSGPLVDHQGRVISTA